A genome region from Triticum aestivum cultivar Chinese Spring chromosome 2B, IWGSC CS RefSeq v2.1, whole genome shotgun sequence includes the following:
- the LOC123046301 gene encoding transcription factor SPATULA isoform X3, protein MSRCCFTGVGSINSQVYFMDEHAPEIPVGYSSSATSPASSVWESHQILHMHAPFPSWSPHTGTLLTAAATDPATFCEDPLSPARTHLPSGHLWNQTDLSMGVHGSSNELGGSSGHGKDFLSLLEARTVMPEMLDDFSSAACDYLKGMDGSDYNSISGSASYGFDSGGPYAGPSVLPVRRDGIASSPPVYLGNSTLVQESMMGCMPSHNHEARTGTGQSGAAGDPKKRKSEEKLAGNGKRSKKDTSSRSPPKAEVPDMKLGERDKIIALQQIISPYGKTDRASVLYETIKHIEYLHEQIQLLSEPYMKNSTNEVPFQWGGKEEDLRGRGLCLVPVSCTPQVFQDNSLPDCWTPVYKSSRYQ, encoded by the exons ATGTCCAGATGCTGCTTCACTGGAGTTGGATCCATCAACAG CCAAGTATATTTCATGGACGAACATGCACCTGAGATTCCAGTTGGTTATAGCAGTTCCGCCACTTCACCAGCCAGCAGCGTCTGGGAGAGTCACCAGATCCTACACATGCATGCACCCTTCCCCTCATGGAGCCCCCACACCGGCACACTCCTTACCGCCGCTGCCACTGACCCGGCAACCTTCTGCGAGGATCCCTTGTCACCAGCCCGCACACACCTTCCAAGCGGGCATCTATGGAACCAGACTGACCT TAGCATGGGAgttcatgggagcagcaacgagcttggcgggagcagtggccATGGAAAGGACTTCCTTTCCTTGCTCGAAGCGAGGACGGTGATGCCAGAAATGCTCGATGATTTCTCCTCGGCGGCATGCGACTACCTCAAAGGGATGGACGGCAGCGACTACAACAGCATCTCCGGATCAGCTTCCTATGGTTTTGACAGTGGCGGTCCGTACGCTGGCCCCAGTGTTCTGCCCGTCAGGCGTGATGGGATTGCGAGCTCTCCACCGGTGTACCTCGGGAACAGTACCTTGGTGCAAGAGAGCATGATGGGTTGCATGCCAAGCCACAACCACGAG GCAAGGACTGGTACAGGTCAAAGTGGTGCTGCAGGTGATCCTAAGAAGAGAAAATCAGAGGAAAAGTTGGCAGGCAACGGAAAGAGGTCGAAGAAAGATACTTCAAGTAGATCACCTCCCAAG GCAGAAGTGCCTGATATGAAGTTGGGAGAGAGAGACAAGATCATAGCATTGCAGCAGATCATCTCACCGTATGGGAAG ACGGATAGAGCGTCAGTGTTGTATGAAACCATCAAGCACATCGAATATCTACATGAGCAAATACAG CTATTGAGTGAACCCTACATGAAGAATAGCACAAACGAG GTGCCCTTTCAATGGGGAGGTAAAGAGGAGGACTTGAGAGGCAGAGGGCTTTGCTTGGTCCCTGTTTCTTGCACCCCGCAAGTTTTCCAGGATAATAGCCTGCCGGACTGCTGGACGCCGGTGTACAAGAGCTCCCGGTACCAATGA
- the LOC123046301 gene encoding uncharacterized protein isoform X1, producing MSRCCFTGVGSINSQVYFMDEHAPEIPVGYSSSATSPASSVWESHQILHMHAPFPSWSPHTGTLLTAAATDPATFCEDPLSPARTHLPSGHLWNQTDLSMGVHGSSNELGGSSGHGKDFLSLLEARTVMPEMLDDFSSAACDYLKGMDGSDYNSISGSASYGFDSGGPYAGPSVLPVRRDGIASSPPVYLGNSTLVQESMMGCMPSHNHEVKLDGSQQQELGAPMNAFLHKTLPTSVAIHGSPLGYSGSGSERAFPEGRVMQVSFDARISPDAIYASGYRSKTELAHTNQYEQRTILARTGTGQSGAAGDPKKRKSEEKLAGNGKRSKKDTSSRSPPKAEVPDMKLGERDKIIALQQIISPYGKTDRASVLYETIKHIEYLHEQIQLLSEPYMKNSTNEVPFQWGGKEEDLRGRGLCLVPVSCTPQVFQDNSLPDCWTPVYKSSRYQ from the exons ATGTCCAGATGCTGCTTCACTGGAGTTGGATCCATCAACAG CCAAGTATATTTCATGGACGAACATGCACCTGAGATTCCAGTTGGTTATAGCAGTTCCGCCACTTCACCAGCCAGCAGCGTCTGGGAGAGTCACCAGATCCTACACATGCATGCACCCTTCCCCTCATGGAGCCCCCACACCGGCACACTCCTTACCGCCGCTGCCACTGACCCGGCAACCTTCTGCGAGGATCCCTTGTCACCAGCCCGCACACACCTTCCAAGCGGGCATCTATGGAACCAGACTGACCT TAGCATGGGAgttcatgggagcagcaacgagcttggcgggagcagtggccATGGAAAGGACTTCCTTTCCTTGCTCGAAGCGAGGACGGTGATGCCAGAAATGCTCGATGATTTCTCCTCGGCGGCATGCGACTACCTCAAAGGGATGGACGGCAGCGACTACAACAGCATCTCCGGATCAGCTTCCTATGGTTTTGACAGTGGCGGTCCGTACGCTGGCCCCAGTGTTCTGCCCGTCAGGCGTGATGGGATTGCGAGCTCTCCACCGGTGTACCTCGGGAACAGTACCTTGGTGCAAGAGAGCATGATGGGTTGCATGCCAAGCCACAACCACGAGGTAAAACTAGATGGTTCCCAGCAGCAGGAGCTTGGAGCTCCCATGAATGCATTCCTGCACAAAACGCTTCCTACTAGTGTTGCAATTCATGGAAGCCCTCTGGGTTATTCTGGCTCTGGGAGCGAAAGGGCTTTCCCGGAGGGCCGAGTAATGCAGGTTTCGTTTGATGCTAGGATTTCACCAGATGCAATCTATGCTAGTGGTTACAGATCAAAAACAGAATTGGCACATACCAATCAGTATGAGCAACGTACTATTTTG GCAAGGACTGGTACAGGTCAAAGTGGTGCTGCAGGTGATCCTAAGAAGAGAAAATCAGAGGAAAAGTTGGCAGGCAACGGAAAGAGGTCGAAGAAAGATACTTCAAGTAGATCACCTCCCAAG GCAGAAGTGCCTGATATGAAGTTGGGAGAGAGAGACAAGATCATAGCATTGCAGCAGATCATCTCACCGTATGGGAAG ACGGATAGAGCGTCAGTGTTGTATGAAACCATCAAGCACATCGAATATCTACATGAGCAAATACAG CTATTGAGTGAACCCTACATGAAGAATAGCACAAACGAG GTGCCCTTTCAATGGGGAGGTAAAGAGGAGGACTTGAGAGGCAGAGGGCTTTGCTTGGTCCCTGTTTCTTGCACCCCGCAAGTTTTCCAGGATAATAGCCTGCCGGACTGCTGGACGCCGGTGTACAAGAGCTCCCGGTACCAATGA
- the LOC123046302 gene encoding uncharacterized protein, with product MSDVYKKAKPGRLVFKGGEAATLRKPKKQKKNKKPADDVPADADAEAAAAAAATEGAEAGGDYTIDAAKRMKYEELFPVETRKFGYDPSNAARTSRDRTVEQALDDRVRKKADRYCK from the coding sequence ATGTCGGACGTTTACAAGAAAGCCAAGCCCGGCCGCCTCGTCTTCAAGGGCGGCGAGGCCGCCACCCTCCGCAAgcccaagaagcaaaagaagaacaagaagcccGCCGACGATGTCCCCGCCGACGCCGACGCTgaagccgccgctgccgctgcggcCACGGAGGGTGCCGAAGCCGGAGGCGACTACACCATCGACGCGGCGAAGCGGATGAAGTACGAGGAGCTGTTCCCCGTGGAGACGAGGAAGTTCGGGTACGACCCGTCCAACGCCGCCCGCACCTCCCGCGACCGCACCGTCGAGCAGGCCCTCGACGACCGCGTGAGGAAGAAGGCCGACCGCTACTGCAAGTGA
- the LOC123046301 gene encoding uncharacterized protein isoform X2, producing the protein MSRCCFTGVGSINSQVYFMDEHAPEIPVGYSSSATSPASSVWESHQILHMHAPFPSWSPHTGTLLTAAATDPATFCEDPLSPARTHLPSGHLWNQTDLSMGVHGSSNELGGSSGHGKDFLSLLEARTVMPEMLDDFSSAACDYLKGMDGSDYNSISGSASYGFDSGGPYAGPSVLPVRRDGIASSPPVYLGNSTLVQESMMGCMPSHNHEVKLDGSQQQELGAPMNAFLHKTLPTSVAIHGSPLGYSGSGSERAFPEGRVMQVSFDARISPDAIYASGYRSKTELAHTNQYEQRTILARTGTGQSGAAGDPKKRKSEEKLAGNGKRSKKDTSSRSPPKAEVPDMKLGERDKIIALQQIISPYGKLYFIRRIERQCCMKPSSTSNIYMSKYSY; encoded by the exons ATGTCCAGATGCTGCTTCACTGGAGTTGGATCCATCAACAG CCAAGTATATTTCATGGACGAACATGCACCTGAGATTCCAGTTGGTTATAGCAGTTCCGCCACTTCACCAGCCAGCAGCGTCTGGGAGAGTCACCAGATCCTACACATGCATGCACCCTTCCCCTCATGGAGCCCCCACACCGGCACACTCCTTACCGCCGCTGCCACTGACCCGGCAACCTTCTGCGAGGATCCCTTGTCACCAGCCCGCACACACCTTCCAAGCGGGCATCTATGGAACCAGACTGACCT TAGCATGGGAgttcatgggagcagcaacgagcttggcgggagcagtggccATGGAAAGGACTTCCTTTCCTTGCTCGAAGCGAGGACGGTGATGCCAGAAATGCTCGATGATTTCTCCTCGGCGGCATGCGACTACCTCAAAGGGATGGACGGCAGCGACTACAACAGCATCTCCGGATCAGCTTCCTATGGTTTTGACAGTGGCGGTCCGTACGCTGGCCCCAGTGTTCTGCCCGTCAGGCGTGATGGGATTGCGAGCTCTCCACCGGTGTACCTCGGGAACAGTACCTTGGTGCAAGAGAGCATGATGGGTTGCATGCCAAGCCACAACCACGAGGTAAAACTAGATGGTTCCCAGCAGCAGGAGCTTGGAGCTCCCATGAATGCATTCCTGCACAAAACGCTTCCTACTAGTGTTGCAATTCATGGAAGCCCTCTGGGTTATTCTGGCTCTGGGAGCGAAAGGGCTTTCCCGGAGGGCCGAGTAATGCAGGTTTCGTTTGATGCTAGGATTTCACCAGATGCAATCTATGCTAGTGGTTACAGATCAAAAACAGAATTGGCACATACCAATCAGTATGAGCAACGTACTATTTTG GCAAGGACTGGTACAGGTCAAAGTGGTGCTGCAGGTGATCCTAAGAAGAGAAAATCAGAGGAAAAGTTGGCAGGCAACGGAAAGAGGTCGAAGAAAGATACTTCAAGTAGATCACCTCCCAAG GCAGAAGTGCCTGATATGAAGTTGGGAGAGAGAGACAAGATCATAGCATTGCAGCAGATCATCTCACCGTATGGGAAG TTGTATTTTATCAGACGGATAGAGCGTCAGTGTTGTATGAAACCATCAAGCACATCGAATATCTACATGAGCAAATACAG CTATTGA